In Spirosoma pollinicola, the genomic window GCTTCATGCCAAACGCAGGCACAAAATCGTAGTCGACGCCGATTACCCGGTACTGCTTGCCTTCGGCTTCGGGCGTGCCAGCCAGCCGGATACCACCGGCGTTAAATTCTACTTTTTCGCCCGGAATATTACCCGACACGGTAACACTTTTACCGATAGCCTGCTGAAGTACAAATTCCTTGAACGCCTTCGTGCGACCCACCCGCGTGGAATCGTTTGATGGTCGACTCAGAATCATCGTCTGTCCAATATCAACGCCCAGGTTCTGGCTCCGCATGTAGTGCAATTGTCGGAACACCGTGATCGTACCAATCAGCAGAAAGATCGACGCTGAAAACTGAATGACAACCAGCGATTTTCGCAGGAAAACATCCTTTCGAAAGACTTTGATTCCGCTTTTCAGCACCGATACCGGATTGAATTTCGACAGCACAAAAGCCGGATACGCCCCTGATAAAAAGGTGCCTATACAATACATGCCGCCCAGCGAAAGACAGAACGGTACCGATGCAACGAATGTATAGGTCAGATGCTGATCGGTAAACTTGTTGAACAGGGGAATAGCCAGCACAATCAGCAGAAAGGCCACAACTACCGCAATGAAATTCAGCAACGCTGACTCAACCATAAACTGGCTGATCAACTGGCTACGGAATGAACCAACTGCTTTCCGCACACCTACTTCCTTGGCACGCCCAACGGCGCGGGCCGTAGCCAGATTGATGTAATTGATCCAGGCGATGGCAATGATGAAAAACGCCACGCAGAGCAGGATATAGACCGAATTGCCGTCGCCATTGGTGCTGGCCTCAAACATCAGATGCGAGTATAGATGAATGTCGGGCAGGGCTTGCAGATGAAGGACAAGCCCATTGCCTTTCTTGCTGTCGATCAGATCATGTTTAGCAAGATAAGCCGGAAATTTTGCGTCCAGTTTCTGCGGATCAACACCCTGCTTCAGCACCAGATAGGTCAGGCAGCCGTCCCAACTCCAGGCATTATCCAATACCCTGTCGGGGTCGTTTTTCGGATTGACTAACCGCTGAAACGTACTGAACGACAACAGGTAATCGGCTTTCAAATGCGTGTTCTGCGGGAAATCCTGGTACACACCCGTCACCTTAATCGGAAACTCGCGTTCTATTTTGATAAGCTTGCCAACCGGGCTTTTATTACCGAATAGCCGCCTTGCCAGCGAAGTCGATATAACACCCGTGTTAGGCTCCGCTAACGCGGTTTTCGGATTGCCGGTCAGCAATGAATAGGAGAATACATCGAAGAAGGATGTTGTCACAAACGCCCCTTTTTCGACGGTCATTTTCCGGTCGTTCGCTTCCAGAAACAGGTTTTCCCGCATGTACACTTTCGCGTAGCGATCTATTTCCGGAAACGCATCGGCCAGTTTGTTCCCCACGGCAAACGGGCCGCCTGCCCATTCGGTCGAGAGCACGCCCTTTTCGTAACGTTCGGCTTTGACCCGAAAGATACGGTCAGCTTTTTCGTGAAACTGATCATAGCTTCGTTCAACATCCACGTACTGAAAAATGAGCAGCGTAGCCGCCATTCCTACCG contains:
- a CDS encoding ABC transporter permease; amino-acid sequence: MFRNYFKIAFRNLLRNKGFAFINITGLAVGMAATLLIFQYVDVERSYDQFHEKADRIFRVKAERYEKGVLSTEWAGGPFAVGNKLADAFPEIDRYAKVYMRENLFLEANDRKMTVEKGAFVTTSFFDVFSYSLLTGNPKTALAEPNTGVISTSLARRLFGNKSPVGKLIKIEREFPIKVTGVYQDFPQNTHLKADYLLSFSTFQRLVNPKNDPDRVLDNAWSWDGCLTYLVLKQGVDPQKLDAKFPAYLAKHDLIDSKKGNGLVLHLQALPDIHLYSHLMFEASTNGDGNSVYILLCVAFFIIAIAWINYINLATARAVGRAKEVGVRKAVGSFRSQLISQFMVESALLNFIAVVVAFLLIVLAIPLFNKFTDQHLTYTFVASVPFCLSLGGMYCIGTFLSGAYPAFVLSKFNPVSVLKSGIKVFRKDVFLRKSLVVIQFSASIFLLIGTITVFRQLHYMRSQNLGVDIGQTMILSRPSNDSTRVGRTKAFKEFVLQQAIGKSVTVSGNIPGEKVEFNAGGIRLAGTPEAEGKQYRVIGVDYDFVPAFGMKLIAGQNFDSKLGAKDAVLFNKTGIKQLGFDSPEKALGKTIDFWGDKLRIVGVVDDFHQQSLREAYEPLILRLDPDVNGRLSIKLAGSNPARTIALVKQAWVQYFPDDIFDYSFLDERYDKQYRADERFGQVFSFFTLLAMLVACLGLLGLATFTAQQRTKEIGVRKVLGASVSSLIALLSKDFLKLVLIAIVLASPIAWYAMHRWLQDFAYKIDLEWWVFALAGVLAVGIALVTVSFQSIKAALMNPVKSLRSE